DNA sequence from the Butyricimonas faecalis genome:
TTTTTCCGAATTTTCAAAAGCTAACCCGTATTATCGGAAAAAATTGGAGAACGGCTATGTCCCCATGTGGTTGGAGGATACCGGGACGGAACAAAATACGGGAACGTTAAAAAATCCGTTGTATGCGTGGGGAATAAAAAATACGAATATCGGTAATTCGATCGCCTTGCGTGATAACTTCTCGATCGAGTGGAGGATGTATCCTTTTTTAAGGGTGAAGGCAAGGGTCGGGCTAACCAAGAACGTGAGCCGGGATGAGCAGTTTAAATCCCCCAAACATCCTGATTTTCTGGAAACGGAAAAGTTGAAACAGGGGTCATTTTCGGCTTCGACCACGGAGGCATTCTCGTATAACGGGGATTTGAATATTGCTTTCGGTAAGTTATTCGTGGAAAAACATCAAGTGAATGTGGTGGGAGGATGGTCTTTTAGCGAGAATAAAAGTAAGCGGGACGGTTACAGTGTTGTCGGTTTCAACGATGACCTGCATATGAATCCGGCTTTTTCCACGGGTTTTAAAGATGGACAGAAGCCTAATTATTCCTTGGAGCGCAGTCGTGCAACCAGTTTCTTCATGAATGTCAACTATTCTTTTATGAATCGCTACCTGATGGATTTCAACATGCGTTCGGACGGTACGTCTAAATTCGGGGCAAATAAACGATTCTCGACCACTTGGTCCGTGGGGTTGGCTTGGAATCTTCATAACGAGGAATTTATGAAGTCTTTGGGGCTTTTTTCGAATTTCAAAATCAGGGCATCCGTGGGGAATCCCGGGAATCAGAATTTTGACGCTTACCAGGCGATGAAAATTTACAAGTATAATGTGGAGCTGCAAAATATGTTCGGCTCCAGTGCGATTATAGACCAGTTCGGTAACAAGGATTTGGATTGGCAACGAACGTTGGATAAGAATATCGGGGTGGATATATCCATGTGGCGGAATCGGATCCGGGTGACATTGGATTATTATTACAAGGATACCGATCCTCTTTTGATCAGTGTTCCGATGCCTCCGTCCGTGGGCGTGGGTTCCATTAATGCAAATGCCGGGCGGCAGCTTTCCTGGGGATGGAACGGGAGTATTTTCGGAACAGTGATCCAGAAAAAGAATCTGAGTTGGTCGCTGAATGCGAATTTTAGAACGTCCAAGTCCGAGTATCGGGATATTGGTGATAAATTGAACGAGTTTAATGAATTGGGAAGTGCACAGAATTTAGTTCGTTACTATGAAGGGGCCAGTCCTGATGATATGTGGGCTGTGCCTTCGTTGGGAATTGATCCGGCAACCGGGGCGGAAATGTTCAGAAAAAAAGATGGATCCCAAACCTTTATCTATTCGACAGCCGACGAGGTAGTTGTGGGGTGTTCCCGTCCTGACGTGGAGGGAGTTATTGGCTCTTCTTTCTATTACAAAGGTTTTTCTGCTTCGGTAAATTTCCGGTATCGTTTAGGAGGAGAGGTGATGGCTTCGGCATTGTACTCGAAAGTGGAAAATCTATCGAAAGAGCAGATTTATTATAACCAGGATAAGCGGGCGTTGTATGATCGTTGGCAAAAACCGGGAGATAAGGCAAAGTTCAAGTCGATAAAGGATAATTCCGCTACACCGATGTCTTCCCGTTTCGTGAGGACGGAAAACACGTTTTCCGGTGAATCCATCTACATTGGATACGAATATTCCGGTGCGTGGATAAAGAAAATCGGGGCAGAAGGAGTTACTTTCAGGGCATATATGAATGATATTTTCCGGGTGTCTTCTTTCAAGGAAGAACGGGGAACGGATTATCCTTTTGCCCGTACGGTTTCATTTTCATTGAGTTTACGATTCTAAAAGACGAAATTATGAAATTTGCGAGTAAATTATTTAATAAGTTGAAATACATCACGATGATCGTGCTGGTTTCTACCGTGGTGTCTTGTGATAGTTGGTTGGATTTGGGATCGGAGGACCGGATTATGGAAAATACGCTTTTCTCTTCTCAAACCGGATTTATGACCGCGTTGAATGGGGTGTATATTGAATTGCTGAATGCCAACTTGTATGGAGGCACGTTGTCTTACAAGACGTTTGATGTTCTTGCGCAATACTATGATTGTGATAAAGATGAGCAGGCGTGGCAAAGGTTATCTACTTTTGACCCAACAACTAAAAAAGGACAAGTGTCCGGGTTGTGGTCGAAGGTGTATACGTTGCTTGTCAACGTGAACACGATTATAGAGGCGTGTGACGAGAGAAAAGATGTGCTGAATAGTGAATATTATCATGTCATCAAAGGGGAAGCTTTGGCGTTGCGGGGATTGTTGCATTTTGAGGTATTCAAGGTGTTTGGACCGATCTATTCCGTTGATCCGGAAACGGAGTGTATTCCTTATTCGGAATCTTCTGATTTGAGAGTACGACCTTTACTGAAAGCATCGGAAGTGGCGAGATTGATTATGGATGATTTCAAGGCGGCAGAGGAGTTGTTGAAGGATTATGATCCGGTAATTAAAAAAGGAGCGCTTTGGGGGGATGAAGGTCCGGGATTACCCAATGATATGGTGTATCGTTCCCTGCGCTTGAATTATTACGCGGTAAAGGCGTATATTGCCCGGCTGGCGTTGTACACGGGAGATAAGGAAACAGCGTTGACGTATGCCCGACAAGTGATCAAAGAAACGCAGGAGGATAATAGCTGGTTTCCTTTTGTGACCCGTGCGGCGGCTACGACTCTTTCGAAATGGGACCGGGTGTATAAAACGGAAATCTTGTTCGGGTTGTATAATTTGAAGCGGTCAGACGTGTATGAATCCACTTTTTCCAACAAATTGGGAGAGAAGGTGATTCTACGCCCGACGGATGCTAATATCGAGAGTTTGTACGAGGAGGACACGCGGGTGAATGATTGGCGTTACACGGAACAATGGATGACGTTGAAAGACCCGGACGGGAATGAAAAGAAACATTTCGTGAAGTATATGACCGTGGATGATACAGAAGGGCCTGATGACAATAAAGTTAGCCAAGGGTACACGTATCTCATGCCTGTCATGCGGATTTCCGAGATGCATCTGATCGTGGCGGAATGTTCCAATGATGAGGAGGAAGCGTTTGACCATCTGAATCGATTACGGGCGGCACGGGGAGTTGCCAAGGCGAACCAAGCACTTGGGTTGATGAATCTGGTAGAGGCCGAATTCCGGAGGGAGTTTATTGGAGAGGGACAATTGTTCTGGTTTTACAAACGGCAGAATAGGACGCAAATACCTTCAAGTAAAGACTTCAATAACATGATCGAGATGGAGCAAAGTTTTTATTTGTTTGATTTGCCTCAAGGCGAGAAAGATAAACGGAGTATGGAATGATGAATTAAACGGATGAGATTATGAAACAAAGATATATAGCAATATTTGTTATGGGTCTGGCAATGTGGTTGTGCGCTTGTGAGACAGAGATGATGGGCTACGAAGGGGAGAGCGGTATTTATTTTATGATGCAGAAGGCTCCGGCTTCCGGGTATGGCGATTTGGAGCAGTATGAATACGTGGATACCACGTTGATTCCTTTTGCGATGTTCACGGCCAAGGATACCGTGTTACCAATCCGGGTGAGGATTATCGGGGATGTGGCAGATCACGACCGTTATTTCACCATTCGGGTGGTAGATACTCTCACGACGGCAAAGGTGGGAGAAGATTACGAACCGTTTGAGAATAGCCAAGTGGTAGAAGCCGGGGAGAGACAGACGGAAATCCCTTGCCGGATCGTGTGGACTGAAAAATTAATGCAAAATCCTGATACAGTGATTTATTTGACGGTACGACTGGAGGAGAGTGCGGACTTTAAGTTACCGTTGAAGAGATGGATTCCTTTCGGAAGCATATACGGTTCAAAAGATAAAGTAGTTAACCCTATTGTTCACGTGATCGGGATAAATGACCAAGTGGTTGTTCCCAAGCAATGGACCGTGAATTATTGGGGAGCTTTTTCTCCCACGAAGTTTAAGCTGGTATGCGAAGTACTTGGTTTATCGATGCAGGATTTTGAAGATAACAAGGTTATGACCTCGAATAGGGCGAAAGCGTTAGCCCAGAATTTTGATCGGTATCTGAAAGAGGAAAAGGCGGCAGGGCGTACGGTGATGGATAAGGATGCTGCTGGTAACGAGTTTGAGATGACGATGGGGCCTCTGATATGATTTATTTTTAAATGAAATGTTATGAGAATGATATATAAGATTTGGCTGATAGGATTATTGGGGATTTTCCTTTTTGAAAGTTGCTATGATGACAAGGGGAATTACTCCTATCGCGCGATTAACGAGATAACCGTGAAACATGACTTTTTTGGAGACACGACGATACGTATGTATTCTTTCGTGGATACCTTACGGGTTTTTCCTGAAATTTCGACATCCGTTAACAATGACCCCGATAATTATGAGTATGAATGGATGGCCGTGGGTGGCGATCAGACTATCGGTGGACAGTATCTGTTGGGAAAAGAAAAGGATTTGGTTTATCCGATTACGTTACCTTCTCAAAGGTATAGAGTCTATTTCAAAATTAAGGATAAGTCCACTGGATTGACTACGATTTCAAGTTTAAGTTTGCAGTTGTCAACCTTGTTTTCGCAGGGGTGGCTCGTGTTGGGAGAAGGAGATAACGGGTTGGCCCAACTTGATATGATATCAACGGGAGGAGAGGATACGACCTTGTTGAAAAATATTTTGCAAGAGGTTGATATTCAAGAATGGGGCAAGCCGACTTATATTTTTGTCCCGCCGTATCGCCCTGTTGCCGCATTGAATTATATTCACGTCGGGACGGATAAAGGTACTTACAGGCTTAGTACTTCAACCTTGTTGCCTATCGAAGGCGCACATTTGAAATGGTCTTTTTATGATATGTCGGCTGCCGGAGAGTGTGTGATGACTGAAGCGGCACAGATTATGGGATTTTATAGGGCCGCTATTGTGGATGGTAATTTGTATTATACGGAATTGTCTGGACAACAGTCTTGTTTCTTCGGATCCCCGAGTAATCATTACAAGGGGGATTATGATCTATTCCCCGTGGGCGATAAAATTGGGTATAGCGTGAAAGAGCGGGGACAAGCTATTGTGTTATATAACGAAAGAGACAGACGTTTCGTGTATCAGCAGAGCGGTTATGGGACCCCCATAGGTTATTGTGCGAATATATCTGATCGGGTAGGAGATCCTTTCTCTTGGGAACCGGGACTCGAGTATGTGACAACGCTCAATTGTCATAAAGGTTCGGGATCGACTTACACGATACTGAAAGATGGAAGTGATTTTTATTTGTATAGTTATAGAATTTCCAATAATTACGGTATTATAAAGCAGTTGGTGGTAAAAATGGATAACGTGATTGATTTGGATAAGGCTGAGTTTTTCGGGGCAAGCAATATGTTATCTGTGATTTATTATACCGTGGGCAATAAATTGTATGGCTATGATTTTGCGAGGAAGAAGTGTGAACTGTTGAAGACATTTGATGGTTACGAGATTACCTTGTTTTCATCGGATATCTTGGTGCAGACTTCGAGTGATTATTTTTATATAGCTCTTTATGACCCGTCGAAACCGACCTCTACAGGAGGAATGATTATGAAATATAAAGTGGTGGATGATGTGGATCATATTATCATTGAGGAAGAGAAAGGAAGTGAATGGAAGAATTTGTGCAAGGTAAAGAGTATCGCTTTTAAAACGAGATGATGCAAATAATAGGGAGGCTTCGGAGCTGTGCATCCGAGGCCCCCTTATTTGTATCTTAAGTATTTCTTTTTCTTGAGGAATCCGTTTCTTTAGGTTAATAAAAGAGCTAAAAGCCATTGTACGTTACGAAGTCGTTTACGTAAAACTTGATAAGCCTTTAGTTTCGTGGATTTGACAGTATTCACGGTTATATTTAGTTTTTGGGCAATTTCGATATTTGAATCCCCGTTCATTGTCATGATTACAATTTTTTGTGCTTGTCGGGATAGATGTCCGATGGCATTGTGAATTAAAGCATCGACTTCTTCTTCAAGGATATATTCTTGCTCTTCTTCGGGTGACACGAAAGTTTGTACATAAATTTCGTGTTTTTGTTTTATGCGTTCATGTTTCAAGTGATCCAGACAGGCGTTACGGACACAGGTGTACAAGTAACTTTTTATTTCAGAGAGTGTCGCAAACATCAGACGTTTTTCCCACATTTGAAGAAAAACATCTTGTACAATATCTTCGGCAATGTCGTTATCTTTTACAAAACGTGAAGCAAATGACCTGATAGGAAGATAAAATTGTTTAAATATCTTCTTGAATATACTCTCTTCACCGAAATGAAGTTTTGCTATAAAATTTTCATCAGACAAAATAAATCTTGTTACAAATATCATTCTCTAATTAGAATCAAAGGTATTGCTTTCGCCCCGAAAAGCAAGTTAGCCTTATGTGTAAACTTTAAATTTAACTTTTTTTAAATAATACTGATAGAAAAGTTGGTCGTTTTATATGTAAACAATTGATAATAGAATTGAAGTAAATGGGCGTAGAAAAATTAATCTTTAAATATCTTCAAGGAAAACTTTCTCGTGAGGAACAGAAAGAGTTGGATGAGTGGTTGAAAGATGAGAAAAATAAAAAAACTTTTTCTCGTTTGGTAGATAAACATCGCATCATGATGAAAATGGAGAGGATGGAGGAATATGATTGGCAGAAAAGTTGGAAACAAGTCGAATATAAACTGCATGGGAAGAGAAAAATATATAGGGGATATTGGATGGTTGCAGCTTCTCTATTGGGGATTGTGATCTTTGCGATGTGGAAGTTTACAAAAGAAGAGGAAAATACTTCTTCGATGTTTGTAATGCAAAGCATTGAGCCGGGGAGAGTAAATGCGGAACTTGTTCTATCGGATGGTCGAGTGATGACGTTAAATAAAGATAGTACTAATTTGTTCGTGTCTGAAAATGGAAATTTATTAGAGAATAGAGAGGGAGTATTATTTTCATCGACAGATTCGGGAAATATGCAAAAAGTAGATTATGGTGAAATAAGAACACCGAGAGGAGGGGAGTATCAAGTTGTGTTACCGGATGGAACAATCGTGTGGTTGAATTCAGAATCTAAATTGCGTTTCCCAACCATTTTTGAAGGAAAAGAACGTAAGGTGGTGGCTAGTGGCGAACTTTATTTTCAGGTGGCTCGGGATTCTTTATTGCCTTTTCGGGTAGAGATCGAGGGACTTTATGAGGTGGAAGTGCTGGGAACGGAATTTAATGTTCGTGCTTATCCTAGTTTACCTTCTGCGACAACGTTGGTAAAGGGAAGTGTTATGATTCGAGATGCTGATCAGAATATCCAATTGAAGCCGGGAGAGCAAGTGATAAAGGAACTTGATGGAAAAGGAATGATAAACGGGAGGTCGATGTAACTCCTTATATCGCTTGGAAACAAGGGTATTTCCTTTTTGAAAATGAACGATTGGAGATCATTTTGAATGAATTGGCTCGTTGGTATAATGTAAACGTATTCTTTGAAAACTCATCAGTACGCGATGAACGTTTTTCTGTGGATACGCGTAGGCATGAAAATTTTGAAGAGGTTCTCCGTTTGATAGAACAAACTAGGGCGGTGCAGATAGAAGTTAAAGGAAATAATGTTTTTGTGAAATAAAAAGTGTCAGACATGTAGCGGTGTCTGACACGGTGAGTGCCCAAAGGCACATTGTATAATTTAAACTAGACAAAGGTATGAAAAAAAAGAACGAGGAGGGCCTGTTTCGGCAGACCCGACAGAAAATTTTATTAATTATGAAATTGACAACCGCTTTTTTGTTGATGTCGTTTCTATCTGTTTCGGCAGAGACTATTGCACAAAGGACGACGATAAAAGTCTCGAATGCAAGTTTGAAATCTGTTTTCAAGGAGATCAAACAAAAAATGGGATATACTTTTATTTACAATGAGGGTGATGTGAATAAAGTTGGAAAAGTAACCTTGGATGTGACTTCTGACGATGTAAAGTATATTCTTGATAAATGTTTAAATAATACGTTACTTGGATATTATATTCAAGATGATGTGATCGTGATCCAGACTCGTGTAGAACAAATTATGAGAGAGGCGGAGAAAGAGTCTTTTCGAATAACGGGAATCGTGAAGGATAAAAAGGAAGAAGCCTTACCCGGGGTAACGATCTTAATAAAAGGAACGAGTATTGGAACGGCAACGGGTGCTGATGGTAAATTTTCAATGGAAGTGCCGAAAATGGATAGTGTTGTATTGGTCTTTTCTTTCGTGGGAATGAAAAATACGGTTGTCGTGTTGAAAGACTTAAAGAAAGATATGAAACCATTGACCGTGGTTATGGAAGAGGATAAAGAAGAGCTGTCTGAGATTGTTGTAACAGGAATGTTTAATCGAAGAAAAGAGGGTTTTACCGGATCGGCTCTTTCAGTAAAAGGGGATGATTTAAAGAAAATAAGTACGACAAACATAGCGAAAGCATTAGCAGCAATAGATCCTAGTTTTCGGATTATGGAGGATGTGTTGAATGGGTCTAATCCGAATCGTTTACCGGATTTGCGAATGCGAGGACAAGCCACGTTGCCCGGGGGAAGTAATGCCGGTGCTTCCGCGGAAATGGTGACTTTACAGGGAGAGTATGATACTTACCCTAATAAACCGTTGTTAATAATGGATGGTTTTGAGATCGACTTACAGACGATGGTTGATTTGGATCCGGACCGGGTTGAATCCATTACCTTGTTGAAGGATGCAGCTGCTACCGCGATATATGGTTCCCGGGCTGCGAATGGAGTCATTGTAATTGAATCCAAAACACCGAAAGAAGGACGTCTATGGGTTTCTTATGGTGGAAACCTTCGAATAGAAATACCTGATTTGTCAGACTACAATTTGATGAATGCGGAGGAAAAGTTGAGAGCAGAAGTGTTAGCCGGTATGTATAAAGGGAATAATGGCGTAGAAATACTTCAAAATTACCAAGATAAATTGAGAGAAGTAAAGCGTGGCGTGAACACGTATTGGTTGGATAAACCTTTACGAACTTCCGTGCAACAAAGACATACGGTAACTTTGGAGGGTGGTGATCGGGCATTGCGTTACCGGTTGTACGTGGGATACAATCATACCCCGGGAGTGATGAAAGGGAGTAAAAGAGATGTGATGACCGGAGCATTGGATTTGCAGTATCGTTTTAATAAAGTATTACTAAAAAATAGTATCACGGTCGATAATACCGTGGGGGACGAGTCTCCATGGGGGAGTTTTAGCGAGTACGCGAAATTGAATCCTTACTTGCGTCCTTACGGGGAAAACGGCGAAATATTGAAGCGTTTGGATAATTTTGTAATATTTACTTATACGGGAGGAAGAACGACCGATTATGCCAACCCGATGTACAATGCTACCTTGAACACGAAAAATAGAACAACCAACTTTAGTGTTAGAAACTTGTTTAGCGTGGAGTACAATCCCAACGAGGACATCCGGTTAATCGGTGCCTTTTCTCTTTCCAAGGGGAATGGTAAGACGGATGTTTTCAGACCTGCTCAACATACGGCTTTTGACAAAATAACAGATCCGACTAAAAGAGGTGATTTTAGGCGTACGCAGAGGGAAAACTTCCAATATTCATTAGATTTGACGGCAAGTTACAATAAACTACTGAATGAAGTACATTACTTGACGGCTAACGCTCGTATGTCAATTCAGGAGAGTAGAGATGAAAATTACGGAGCGTACGTAACAGGTTTCCCGAATGAAAATATGGATGAAATATTGTTTGGTAAACAATATAACGAGAAAATGTCCGGTTCGGAGAATACCTCTCGGTTGATAGGTTGGGCGGGAAGTTTCGGGTATTCTTACGCTTACAAATACTCTGTCGATTTTAACGTGCGGTTAGATGGTTCTTCTCAATTTGGAAAGGATAATCGGTTTGCACCTTTCTGGGCTGGCGGGATACGCTGGGATGTGAAAAAGGAAAATTTCATGTCTCGGGTTGATTTTATTTCAGAACTCGTGCTGAGAGGATCGTATGGAATTACCGGAACCCAAGGTTTTGCCCCGTATCAATCAAGGGAACTTTACAGTTATAATAATCTGCTTTACCCCTATTTGGCTTCTGATGGAACTGGCGTAGAGATTGTTGCGATGCCGAATGAGAAATTGAAATGGCAGCAGACAGGTACTTGGAACATTGCCTTGGAATTGGGCGTGTTGAAGGGGCGTATAACTGCTCGGGCAGAGTATTTCCGGAAGTTGACAAAGAATTCATTGACCCAAGTTACTTTAGCTCCTTCTTTAGGATTTAGTTCTTACCCGGAGAATTTGGGTTCTTTAGAAAATAAAGGAGTGGAATTGAACGTAGCCTTTATTCCTTATCAGGACACGAGAAATTCAGCTTACTGGACAATCTCCCTTAATGGTTCTCATAACAAAGATAAATTGAAAAAAATCTCAGAGGCATTACGCCACATGAATGAAGAAAATTATAATGAACAAGGGGATAGTCCGCTCCCGTATTATGAAGAAGGAGAGTCAATTAACCGGATCTGGGTGGTGAAATCCTTAGGAATAGATCCGATGACGGGCGAGGAGATATTGTTGAGAAGAAATGGAAAGATTACCGGAGAATATGATGTCGTAGATTTAGTGCCAGTAGGTACGACTGAACCGAAATGGCAGGGAAATATTAATTCTTCTTTTGCTTATAAGGGCTTTGGGATAGATGTAAGCATGGCTTATAAATTCGGAGGACAAGTGTATAATCAAACCTTGTTGGATAAGGTTGAAAATGCTGATTTGATGTATAATGCCGATAAACGGGTTTTAGACTTGAGATGGATGAATGTTGGCGATAAAGCAAAATTTAAGGGAATGAATACAGGTATTAACGGAGCCGGAACGAAAGCTACTTCCCGTTTTGTTATGGATGAAAACACGTTACAAATGACTTCGCTTTCATTGAGTTATCGTATGGATAAAACAAATACAAAATTCATTGAACGTTGGGGAGTAAGTTCTGTAAAATTTGCTTTTAATATGGAGGATTTATTCTATCTGTCGTCCGTGAAGCGGGAACGGGGAACTGATTATCCTTTTGCCCGTCAGTTTTCGTTTTCTCTAAATATTGCATTTTAATTAAACTTTTGAGATATGAAAAAGAGATTATATATATTATTACTAGGACTTGTGGCAGGGATCACCTCTTGTACCGATTGGTTGGATGTGCAACCTAAAACATCTATCCCGGTGGAAAAATTATTCGAGAGCGAAGCAGGATTTAAGGATGTCCTAACTGGATTTTATTTGAAGATGGGGCAGACCAACCTGTACGCAAAAAATTTAACCTATGGGTATCTTGATGCTATTTCCGGTAATTATGATGAGTTCCCGGGAGTAATGCGATGGCGAGAGATATATGATTACGATAATACGTGGTCGAGTGTGAAAGACGGAGTCTATACAAGTATGTACAATGTAATAGCAAACATCAATAATTTCTTGAAGTATATAGACAAGAATCGATCTGTTATCAAAACAGAGAAATACTATGAGTTGATGAAAGGAGAGGCTTTGGGATTACGCGCATTTTTGCATTTTGATTTGTTAAGATTGTATGGTCCCGTGTATAGTGTAACTCCGACGGGGAAAGCAATCCCGTATAGAACTAGTTTTGATCAAAAAGCAACTCCGGTTCTACCGGCAGAGAAGGTGATTGAGCATATCTTGACAGATTTGCATGAAGCAGATTCGCTATTGGAGATTTCAGATCCGAAGAATTTTGATTTACCGGAGTATTATAGCAAAGATTACAATGCTTTTGAAGATTCAAGACAGTTACGCATGAATACGTGTGCCGTAAAAGCCATGTTGGCCCGAGTATATTGTTATAAAGGGGATGCAGAAAGTAAGCGAAAAGCGCTAACGTACGCGTATGACGTTGTGGAGAGCAATTATTTTGCTCTTTATGAAGATAATTCTAATCCTGTTTTATTTGCTGAACATATTTTCGGTTTGAATGTTTATGAATTGGATAAATTATTGGAAGACGAAGGTAATTATAAAACACGAATTCCGGAAGGCCAACTTTCCGATGGCGTTTATATCATGCGTACGAAAGCTAATTTTGATGAACATTTTGAAACAGGAAGCCGGGGAACTTTTGATATCCGGGCAAATACATCCGCTTTTAAAAATGTTGCCGGGAATGGTAGTAAAGAATATAAACTTTGCCTGAAATACGATCAGTCTTCCTATACTTCTAATGCTTCAAAATATTACGGGAAAGATGTGTTGCCATTGATTCGATTACCCGAAATGTATTACATTATAGCAGAATGTGAGACTGATAAAAGTAAAAGTGCGGAGGCTTTAAATACCGTGATGTGGACCCGTGGGATTGCTTACGAGGACGGAGTTGTTGCAGACGATGATTATGATCGTTTGGACACAAGAGCGGGATACGATCCGACGCATACAAAGCGGGTCAATGAATTGATGAAAGAGTATCGGAAGGAGTTTTTCTCTGAAGGGCAATTGTTCTATTTTTATAAACGGCATAATTATAAAACTTTTCCTTATTGTGTAAAGGAGGATATGTCCGCTTCTTACCAATGGCCTTTACCGGATAACGAGAAAACTTTTGGTAATAACAATTAAAATTGATGAAGATGAAAAAATATAGATTTCTTTTGTTGTTATTGGTATCGTTTTTTTTGTATGTAGGATGTGA
Encoded proteins:
- a CDS encoding SusC/RagA family TonB-linked outer membrane protein — its product is MSFLSVSAETIAQRTTIKVSNASLKSVFKEIKQKMGYTFIYNEGDVNKVGKVTLDVTSDDVKYILDKCLNNTLLGYYIQDDVIVIQTRVEQIMREAEKESFRITGIVKDKKEEALPGVTILIKGTSIGTATGADGKFSMEVPKMDSVVLVFSFVGMKNTVVVLKDLKKDMKPLTVVMEEDKEELSEIVVTGMFNRRKEGFTGSALSVKGDDLKKISTTNIAKALAAIDPSFRIMEDVLNGSNPNRLPDLRMRGQATLPGGSNAGASAEMVTLQGEYDTYPNKPLLIMDGFEIDLQTMVDLDPDRVESITLLKDAAATAIYGSRAANGVIVIESKTPKEGRLWVSYGGNLRIEIPDLSDYNLMNAEEKLRAEVLAGMYKGNNGVEILQNYQDKLREVKRGVNTYWLDKPLRTSVQQRHTVTLEGGDRALRYRLYVGYNHTPGVMKGSKRDVMTGALDLQYRFNKVLLKNSITVDNTVGDESPWGSFSEYAKLNPYLRPYGENGEILKRLDNFVIFTYTGGRTTDYANPMYNATLNTKNRTTNFSVRNLFSVEYNPNEDIRLIGAFSLSKGNGKTDVFRPAQHTAFDKITDPTKRGDFRRTQRENFQYSLDLTASYNKLLNEVHYLTANARMSIQESRDENYGAYVTGFPNENMDEILFGKQYNEKMSGSENTSRLIGWAGSFGYSYAYKYSVDFNVRLDGSSQFGKDNRFAPFWAGGIRWDVKKENFMSRVDFISELVLRGSYGITGTQGFAPYQSRELYSYNNLLYPYLASDGTGVEIVAMPNEKLKWQQTGTWNIALELGVLKGRITARAEYFRKLTKNSLTQVTLAPSLGFSSYPENLGSLENKGVELNVAFIPYQDTRNSAYWTISLNGSHNKDKLKKISEALRHMNEENYNEQGDSPLPYYEEGESINRIWVVKSLGIDPMTGEEILLRRNGKITGEYDVVDLVPVGTTEPKWQGNINSSFAYKGFGIDVSMAYKFGGQVYNQTLLDKVENADLMYNADKRVLDLRWMNVGDKAKFKGMNTGINGAGTKATSRFVMDENTLQMTSLSLSYRMDKTNTKFIERWGVSSVKFAFNMEDLFYLSSVKRERGTDYPFARQFSFSLNIAF
- a CDS encoding RagB/SusD family nutrient uptake outer membrane protein gives rise to the protein MKKRLYILLLGLVAGITSCTDWLDVQPKTSIPVEKLFESEAGFKDVLTGFYLKMGQTNLYAKNLTYGYLDAISGNYDEFPGVMRWREIYDYDNTWSSVKDGVYTSMYNVIANINNFLKYIDKNRSVIKTEKYYELMKGEALGLRAFLHFDLLRLYGPVYSVTPTGKAIPYRTSFDQKATPVLPAEKVIEHILTDLHEADSLLEISDPKNFDLPEYYSKDYNAFEDSRQLRMNTCAVKAMLARVYCYKGDAESKRKALTYAYDVVESNYFALYEDNSNPVLFAEHIFGLNVYELDKLLEDEGNYKTRIPEGQLSDGVYIMRTKANFDEHFETGSRGTFDIRANTSAFKNVAGNGSKEYKLCLKYDQSSYTSNASKYYGKDVLPLIRLPEMYYIIAECETDKSKSAEALNTVMWTRGIAYEDGVVADDDYDRLDTRAGYDPTHTKRVNELMKEYRKEFFSEGQLFYFYKRHNYKTFPYCVKEDMSASYQWPLPDNEKTFGNNN
- a CDS encoding FecR domain-containing protein gives rise to the protein MAWKQGYFLFENERLEIILNELARWYNVNVFFENSSVRDERFSVDTRRHENFEEVLRLIEQTRAVQIEVKGNNVFVK